A single window of Pyrus communis chromosome 10, drPyrComm1.1, whole genome shotgun sequence DNA harbors:
- the LOC137748520 gene encoding phosphatidylinositol 4-phosphate 5-kinase 6-like, with translation MSKEFRFILKAWEATLRKTHTGGKKRANPLFTTMSVAPADHEPGEFYQGEKVLANGDFYTGQWVDNYAHGQGKYLWTDGCMYLGEWQKGRTSGKGKFSWPSGATYEGEFKNGYMDGKGTYMGPCGDTYRGSWAMNLKYGQGTKSFVNGDYYEGEWRRGLQDGQGRYQWKNGSHYIGQWKHGMIHGNGTMIWSNGNRYDGSWEEGLPKGNGTFRWADGSFYVGVWSKDSKEQNGTYYPAGSSGGNVDWDPQEVFAVDLNDCKVCPQETIPIYPSQKTMSWPGFEGEFLNKQPIYKNGNEGNVRPRRPSDGRVSNYSRSSNVDCMFDRVDRSSRDGSAGFELEGSVAKGIRHFKVQPMKKQGVTIAKGHKNYELMLNLQLGIRHSVGRPAPTTSLDLKSSAFDPKEKVWTKFPPEGSKYTPPHQSCDFKWKDYCPVVFRTLRKLFKVDPADYMISICGNDALRELSSPGKSGSFFYLTNDDRYMIKTMKKAEVKVLLRMLRAYYNHVRSFENTLVTKFYGLHCVKLTGTAQKKVRFVIMGNLFCSEFAIHRRFDLKGSSHGRTTDKPESEIDATTTLKDLDLNYIFRLQKVWFQEFCRQVDRDCDFLEQERIMDYSLLVGLHFREASCTEKPKTPDRTSGARTPTGNSDPDNGTPRLSKVDMDRLLSDPNRWSSIRLGINMPAWAERTVRRNDCEPQLVGDPTGELYDVILFFGIIDILQDYDISKKLEHAYKSFQYDPTSISAVDPKQYSRRFRAFIFRVFVEGT, from the exons ATGAGCAAAGAGTTCAGATTCATTTTAAAGGCCTGGGAAGCAACTCTGCGCAAAACACATACTGGTGGAAAGAAAAGGGCCAACCCTTTATTCACAACAATGTCCGTAGCCCCTGCAGATCATGAGCCTGGTGAATTCTATCAGGGCGAGAAGGTCCTCGCCAATGGTGACTTCTACACCGGCCAGTGGGTCGATAACTACGCGCACGGCCAAGGGAAGTACCTGTGGACCGATGGGTGTATGTACCTTGGCGAATGGCAGAAGGGAAGGACGTCGGGTAAAGGAAAATTTAGTTGGCCTTCTGGTGCCACTTATGAAGGGGAATTCAAGAACGGATATATGGATGGCAAAGGAACTTACATGGGTCCTTGTGGAGATACCTATAGAGGTTCATGGGCTATGAATTTGAAATATGGTCAGGGGACTAAGAGCTTTGTCAATGGGGATTATTACGAGGGTGAATGGCGCCGCGGGTTGCAGGACGGGCAGGGGCGGTATCAATGGAAAAATGGGAGCCATTATATTGGCCAATGGAAGCATGGAATGATTCATGGGAATGGGACCATGATTTGGAGCAATGGGAATCGGTATGACGGGTCTTGGGAAGAAGGTTTGCCTAAAGGAAATGGCACGTTTCGGTGGGCTGATGGGAGCTTCTATGTGGGAGTTTGGAGTAAGGATTCGAAAGAGCAGAATGGGACTTACTACCCAGCAGGGTCCTCGGGTGGTAATGTGGATTGGGATCCTCAGGAGGTGTTTGCAGTTGACTTGAATGATTGCAAGGTGTGCCCGCAGGAAACTATTCCGATATACCCTTCGCAGAAGACGATGAGTTGGCCTGGATTTGAAGGGGAGTTCTTGAACAAGCAGCCTATTTATAAAAACGGGAACGAAGGGAATGTGAGGCCTAGGAGACCTTCCGATGGGAGGGTGAGTAATTATAGTAGGTCATCTAATGTAGATTGCATGTTTGATCGAGTTGATAGGAGCTCAAGAGATGGAAGTGCAGGATTTGAGTTGGAAGGTTCGGTTGCGAAAGGGATTAGACATTTCAAAGTTCAGCCAATGAAGAAACAGGGGGTGACAATAGCTAAAGGGCATAAGAACTATGAGCTTATGCTTAATCTGCAGTTGGGAATCAG GCATTCTGTTGGAAGGCCTGCTCCAACTACATCTCTTGACCTGAAGAGTTCAGCATTCGATCCCAAGGAGAAAGTATGGACAAAATTTCCCCCAGAAGGATCCAAGTATACTCCACCCCACCAGTCATGTGACTTCAAATGGAAGGATTACTGTCCTGTGGTTTTCCG GACTCTCAGGAAATTGTTCAAGGTAGATCCAGCAGATTACATGATATCAATATGTGGAAATGACGCTCTTCGAGAGCTCTCATCCCCTGGAAAGAGCGGAAGCTTCTTTTATTTGACAAATGATGACCGGTACATGATAAAGACAATGAAGAAGGCAGAAGTAAAG GTGCTTCTAAGAATGCTTCGAGCTTACTATAATCATGTTAGATCCTTTGAGAATACTCTGGTCACCAAATTTTACGGCCTTCATTGTGTAAAGTTAACGGGGACTGCCCAAAAGAAG GTGAGATTTGTCATTATGGGGAATCTATTTTGCTCCGAGTTCGCAATTCACAGGCGGTTTGATTTAAAAGGCTCTTCCCATGGCCGCACAACTGATAAACCTGAGTCGGAAATTGATGCTACAACAACTCTTAAAGATCTCGatcttaattatatatttaggTTGCAGAAGGTTTGGTTTCAAGAGTTCTGCAG GCAAGTGGACAGAGATTGCGACTTTCTTGAACAGGAAAGAATAATGGACTACAGTCTCTTGGTTGGTCTTCACTTCCGAGAAGCTTCATGCACAGAAAAACCCAAAACTCCAGACCGAACCTCTGGCGCTCGTACTCCAACTG GAAATAGCGACCCTGACAATGGTACCCCACGCCTTTCTAAAGTTGACATGGATCGGCTTCTTTCTGACCCAAACAG GTGGTCTTCTATTAGGTTAGGTATTAATATGCCAGCATGGGCTGAAAGGACAGTGAGAAGAAATGATTGTGAGCCTCAGTTGGTTGGAGACCCAACCGGAGAGTTGTACGATGTCATTTTGTTTTTCGGTATAATTGACATACTACAGGACTATGATATCAGCAAAAAGCTCGAGCATGCATACAAATCATTCCAATATGACCCGACCTCAATCTCTGCTGTTGATCCGAAGCAATACTCAAGACGCTTTCGTGCTTTCATCTTCAGAGTTTTTGTAGAAGGCACATGA